The Arachis hypogaea cultivar Tifrunner chromosome 19, arahy.Tifrunner.gnm2.J5K5, whole genome shotgun sequence genome has a window encoding:
- the LOC112779284 gene encoding protein S-acyltransferase 18 isoform X2 translates to MRRHGWQRPLHPLQVVGVAVYSVLVACFYAFLGIFLGNRTAEITLIVIFSLVAISVMFLFVRCTAIDPTDKTSFKRKKRKAKSDTVPKLNYRFIVSQIVVRFFRRVERKLLRTFIKRKYLDPVKMSTGMEPLLPFPLVMKDDDAISPNLNEDDISFCALCDFEVKKHSKHCRTCNRCVEGFDHHCKLIIEGGTAIAVFIRCFADKRGMVKELHRKLHVEFPREVLATICVLLLLLTTYISAALGQLFFFHMVLIRKGMRTYDYILAMKEENQFTELESLDDSDFSSDESIDFDSPEKPTIISRILCQTQSSPRLSIKIEGETGPSSLLNKKQKFHVSINPWKLLKLTREKALLAAEKAREKLMREKKPTGENNSSLRPLPLETKSGPSMNNTDRNTDNNNEGYSGSSSTTFLAKGRVTGSPGMISSPRRRFSGTPTMFSSSTILPSPKQKYRSSFDLKLTGVSRELETHISRQVLCSVISKDGSEQPSPK, encoded by the exons ATGAGACGCCATGGTTGGCAACGCCCTCTCCACCCTCTACAG GTTGTTGGAGTGGCAGTTTACAGTGTTCTGGTGGCGTGTTTCTACGCCTTCTTGGGAATATTCCTCGGAAATCGGACCGCGGAAATAACACTTATCGTCATATTTTCCTTGGTG GCAATCTCTGTTATGTTTCTATTTGTGAGGTGCACTGCAATTGATCCCACAGACAAGACAAGCTTCAAGAGGAAGAAGCGAAAAGCGAAATCTGACACGGTTCCTAAGCTGAATTACAGGTTTATTGTTAGCCAGATTGTGGTGAGGTTTTTCAGGAGGGTAGAAAGGAAGTTACTCAGGACTTTCATCAAGCGGAAGTACCTCGATCCGGTGAAGATGAGCACGGGGATGGAGCCTCTGCTCCCATTCCCTCTTGTCATGAAAGATGATGATGCCATTTCCCCAAATCTCAATGAAGATGACATTTCATTTTGTGCTCTTTGTGATTTTGAG GTGAAAAAGCATAGTAAGCATTGCAGGACGTGCAATCGATGCGTCGAAGGATTTGATCACCATTGCAAG CTTATCATTGAAGGAGGGACCGCAATTGCTGTGTTTATCAGGTGCTTTGCGGATAAAAGAGGAATGGTAAAGGAGCTTCATAGGAAGCTTCATGTAGAGTTTCCAAGAGAGGTTCTCGCCACCATATGT GTGCTGCTTCTTTTGTTGACTACTTATATTTCAGCAGCACTAGGACAGCTTTTCTTCTTTCATATGGTTCTGATACGAAAG GGAATGAGAACTTATGACTATATCCTGGCAATGAAAGAAGAGAATCAATTCACAGAACTAGAATCGCTTGACGATTCTGATTTTTCTTCAGATGAGAGCATTGATTTTGACTCACCTGAGAAGCCAACAATAATCTCAAGGATTCTATGCCAGACCCAG AGCTCACCGAGGTTGTCTATTAAGATCGAAGGAGAAACCGGGCCTTCTTCTCTCTTGAACAAGAAACAGAAGTTCCATGTAAGCATTAACCCATGGAAACTCTTAAAGTTGACCAGAGAGAAAGCACTTCTAGCAGCTGAAAAGGCAAGAGAGAAGCTTATGAGAGAGAAGAAGCCAACAGGGGAAAACAATTCTTCACTAAGACCTCTTCCACTAGAGACAAAAAGCGGACCTTCGATGAACAACACAGATAGAAACACAGACAATAATAATGAGGGATATTCTGGCTCTTCATCAACAACTTTCCTAGCAAAAGGGAGAGTTACAGGATCACCAGGCATGATTTCAAGCCCAAGAAGAAGATTTTCTGGCACACCAACAATGTTCTCTAGCAGCACCATTTTGCCTTCTCCAAAACAGAAGTATAGAAGCAGTTTTGATTTGAAGTTAACAGGAGTGTCCAGGGAGCTTGAAACACATATTTCAAGGCAGGTTCTTTGTTCAGTTATCAGCAAAGATGGAAGTGAACAACCATCCCCAAAATAG
- the LOC112779284 gene encoding protein S-acyltransferase 18 isoform X1, translating to MRRHGWQRPLHPLQVVGVAVYSVLVACFYAFLGIFLGNRTAEITLIVIFSLVAISVMFLFVRCTAIDPTDKTSFKRKKRKAKSDTVPKLNYRFIVSQIVVRFFRRVERKLLRTFIKRKYLDPVKMSTGMEPLLPFPLVMKDDDAISPNLNEDDISFCALCDFEVKKHSKHCRTCNRCVEGFDHHCKWLNNCVGKRNYTTFFLLMISVLLMLIIEGGTAIAVFIRCFADKRGMVKELHRKLHVEFPREVLATICVLLLLLTTYISAALGQLFFFHMVLIRKGMRTYDYILAMKEENQFTELESLDDSDFSSDESIDFDSPEKPTIISRILCQTQSSPRLSIKIEGETGPSSLLNKKQKFHVSINPWKLLKLTREKALLAAEKAREKLMREKKPTGENNSSLRPLPLETKSGPSMNNTDRNTDNNNEGYSGSSSTTFLAKGRVTGSPGMISSPRRRFSGTPTMFSSSTILPSPKQKYRSSFDLKLTGVSRELETHISRQVLCSVISKDGSEQPSPK from the exons ATGAGACGCCATGGTTGGCAACGCCCTCTCCACCCTCTACAG GTTGTTGGAGTGGCAGTTTACAGTGTTCTGGTGGCGTGTTTCTACGCCTTCTTGGGAATATTCCTCGGAAATCGGACCGCGGAAATAACACTTATCGTCATATTTTCCTTGGTG GCAATCTCTGTTATGTTTCTATTTGTGAGGTGCACTGCAATTGATCCCACAGACAAGACAAGCTTCAAGAGGAAGAAGCGAAAAGCGAAATCTGACACGGTTCCTAAGCTGAATTACAGGTTTATTGTTAGCCAGATTGTGGTGAGGTTTTTCAGGAGGGTAGAAAGGAAGTTACTCAGGACTTTCATCAAGCGGAAGTACCTCGATCCGGTGAAGATGAGCACGGGGATGGAGCCTCTGCTCCCATTCCCTCTTGTCATGAAAGATGATGATGCCATTTCCCCAAATCTCAATGAAGATGACATTTCATTTTGTGCTCTTTGTGATTTTGAG GTGAAAAAGCATAGTAAGCATTGCAGGACGTGCAATCGATGCGTCGAAGGATTTGATCACCATTGCAAG TGGTTGAATAACTGTGTTGGAAAAAGGAACTACACAACATTCTTTCTTCTTATGATTTCCGTCCTATTAATG CTTATCATTGAAGGAGGGACCGCAATTGCTGTGTTTATCAGGTGCTTTGCGGATAAAAGAGGAATGGTAAAGGAGCTTCATAGGAAGCTTCATGTAGAGTTTCCAAGAGAGGTTCTCGCCACCATATGT GTGCTGCTTCTTTTGTTGACTACTTATATTTCAGCAGCACTAGGACAGCTTTTCTTCTTTCATATGGTTCTGATACGAAAG GGAATGAGAACTTATGACTATATCCTGGCAATGAAAGAAGAGAATCAATTCACAGAACTAGAATCGCTTGACGATTCTGATTTTTCTTCAGATGAGAGCATTGATTTTGACTCACCTGAGAAGCCAACAATAATCTCAAGGATTCTATGCCAGACCCAG AGCTCACCGAGGTTGTCTATTAAGATCGAAGGAGAAACCGGGCCTTCTTCTCTCTTGAACAAGAAACAGAAGTTCCATGTAAGCATTAACCCATGGAAACTCTTAAAGTTGACCAGAGAGAAAGCACTTCTAGCAGCTGAAAAGGCAAGAGAGAAGCTTATGAGAGAGAAGAAGCCAACAGGGGAAAACAATTCTTCACTAAGACCTCTTCCACTAGAGACAAAAAGCGGACCTTCGATGAACAACACAGATAGAAACACAGACAATAATAATGAGGGATATTCTGGCTCTTCATCAACAACTTTCCTAGCAAAAGGGAGAGTTACAGGATCACCAGGCATGATTTCAAGCCCAAGAAGAAGATTTTCTGGCACACCAACAATGTTCTCTAGCAGCACCATTTTGCCTTCTCCAAAACAGAAGTATAGAAGCAGTTTTGATTTGAAGTTAACAGGAGTGTCCAGGGAGCTTGAAACACATATTTCAAGGCAGGTTCTTTGTTCAGTTATCAGCAAAGATGGAAGTGAACAACCATCCCCAAAATAG
- the LOC140182204 gene encoding uncharacterized protein has protein sequence MTNDTHNTEVSWSIYVDGASNKEGSGAGILLKEGDKVVAEQSLQFRFNASNNQAEYEALLAGLKLALQLHIPRITAYCDSSLVVHQIRGEFQVKDPLLEKYWLITKDLISKFKEFDIIHVNREQNTRADVLSKLATTRQAENTSALSQLTLDKPSFEQETILSITQVPDWRTPFFDYINTGTIPKGEPNLPLFRRRASFYTVLGNTLYRREHSQPLLKCISIEEAEEVMAETHEGVCGNHIGGRALATKILRTGYYWPTIKRDCITKVKACDNCQKHATLSETPAEELHTIEVSIPTLRTELYNQPNNQQARSAELDLVEEDRDISAIKQRARKRYLEQRHHKRVVHRSFADGDLVLRRTEDARKPPAHGKLAANWEGPFRVLQNLGKGAYKLETLRGEQLPGTWNISSLREYQS, from the exons ATGACTAATGACACACATAATACAGAGGTCAGTTGGAGCATATATGTGGATGGAGCGTCAAACAAAGAAGGCAGTGGGGCAGGGATACTACTAAAAGAAGGAGACAAGGTGGTGGCCGAGCAGTCACTACAGTTCCGCTTCAACGCAagcaacaatcaggcagaatatgaggccCTACTTGCTGGACTAAAGCTCGCCCTACAACTACACATACCTCGAATAACAGCCTACTGCGACTCTTCCTTAGTGGTACATCAAATAAGGGGCGAATTTCAGGTAAAAGATCCTTTGTTAGAGAaatattggctcataacaaaggatctaatttcaaaatttaaagaatttgaTATTATCCATGTAAACCGAGAACAAAACACCAGGGCCGATGTGTTATCTAAGTTAGCCACAACACGGCAAGCCGAAAACACATCGGCACTGTCCCAGCTAACACTTGACAAACCAAGTTTTGAGCAAGAAACAATTTTAAGTATTACACAGGTCCCAGATTGGCGAACACCTTTTTTCGATTACATCAATACAGGCACCATTCCAAAAGGTGAGCCGAACTTGCCGCTCTTCAGAAGAAGAGCAAGCTTCTATACAGTGCTCGGAAACACCTTATACAGGCGAGAACACTCACAACCATTGCTCAAGTGCATCAGTATAGAAGAAGCCGAGGAGGTTATGGCTGAAACCCATGAAGGAGTCTGTGGCAACCATATCGGCGGCCGAGCATTAGCAACGAAGATCTTGCGAACAGGATACTATTGGCCGACGATAAAACGGGACTGCATCACAAAAGTCAAAGCATGTGATAATTGTCAAAAGCATGCCACCCTCTCAGAGACCCCAGCCGAGGAGCTCCATACCATagag GTCAGCATCCCAACGTTAAGGACTGAGCTCTATAATCAACCAAACAATCAACAAGCTCGGTCAGCTGAACTAGACCTCGTAGAAGAAGACAGAGACATCTCCGCCATAAAGCAGCGAGCCAGAAAACGATACCTAGAGCAAAGACACCACAAAAGAGTAGTCCACAGGTCTTTCGCCGATGGAGACCTTGTACTCAGACGAACAGAAGATGCACGGAAACCACCAGCACATGGCAAATTAGCGGCAAATTGGGAAGGTCCTTTCCGAGTTCTCCAAAACCTCGGAAAGGGGGCTTACAAATTAGAAACCCTTAGAGGAGAGCAACTCCCGGGAACATGGAACATCTCCTCTCTAAGGGAATATCAATCGTGA
- the LOC112778146 gene encoding uncharacterized protein, translating into MEMGEYCNGFSDRRKPLEFEEGEHAFLKVTPTTGVGRAIKTKKLNPRYIGPYEILKRIGAVAYRIALPSYLSNLHDMFHVSQLRKYTPDTSHILDPEPIQVREDLTFSVIPMRIDDTSIKRLHGKEVSLVKVAWSRAGIEEHT; encoded by the exons atggaaatgggagagtattgCAATGGATTTTCTGACAG gcgaaagcctttggagtTTGAAGAAGGGGAGCATGCCTTTCTGAAGGTTACACCAACCACcggagtgggaagagctattaagactaagaaactgaatccccgttaCATTGGACCGTATGAGATCCTGAAAAGAATTGGGGCGGTGGCTTATAGAATTGCTTTACCGTCGTATCTTTCGAACTTGCACGACATGTTTCATGTGTCACAGCTTCGAAAGTATACTCCTGACACAAGTCATATTCTGGACCCAGAACCgatccaagtgagagaagatctaacatTTTCAGTAATTCCGATGAGAATAGATGACACTAGCATTAAACGATTGCACGGGaaggaagtatcattggtaaaagtagcttggagtcgagctggtatAGAGGAACACACTTAG